The following DNA comes from Malania oleifera isolate guangnan ecotype guangnan chromosome 12, ASM2987363v1, whole genome shotgun sequence.
AGTCATCCACTGGTATTGGAAGCTGGAACTGAGCTTCAACTCCATGACCAGCTGCCCTCATCTCTGAACAATTGAGACTAGTCATGGATTTGGGCATGAGCTTGAAAGCCAAAGAACATCGTCCAAACATGTTCCCCTGTGGATTACCAATCTCTGTTCTGTGCAGTGCTGGGCTCACATAGCCTGCAGTTGCCTGGTACAGCGCGAGTCCAGGGTACACAATGGCTTCTTGGGGGCCAAGATCCCCATCCACAAGAACCCACCGACCATGAAGATCTCTTACATGAAAACCTGCTTTATCTGACTTAACAAGGGAGATCAAGCTTTTATCAACTTGCTGCTCATGGTCAGGAAAAATAACCAACTGACCATCTTCTTGTGTTGCTAGATTATGGTGTTGTGCTCCCTGAAATGATGGCCTTGCACGACAGCAAATAGACAGGACTGAAGATGATATTTCCCTACCTCTCAAAGGAACATTATCAAGTATTTCAGTAAATGGAGAGCTACGTAAATTCAAGTAGAAGCTGATGGCATCCAATATATCCCGAGCTGCCTTTCCAAGCAGTGCAAAGATGTCAGGTAATCCTGCTGGTGGAAATTCCATTGCATTATTGGGCTCTGCAGGAGTCAGCCCTGGTCTGTAATCATAGGTTTCTTGCCACAATTGAGGATCGGCATAATAGCCAGACGTCTTGCACCATTCACGGGAGTCATTGGTATGAATCATATTAGCAGCTGGATACGATGTTTTTTGATGGAAGTAGAGGCGAGCCGAATCCAAACAAGATCTTAGAAGAGCCCCATCACTTGCTGGAAGCTGAATGATGGCAGCAGAATATTGAGCCAGTGACTGAGACAAAGTTGACACTGATAGTCTGTAAGAATCAGAAGGAATGCCTTCTGAAGGTATTAGATCAGTAAGCTTCACGCGACCCAAAGATGGCAGGCCATTGCCTGCCATGAAGATGCCTACTTTCTACGTGTATGAAGAGAAGACGCGTTCTTTACACTGCATCCATTAAAGCAATATTTGTCACAACTCAAAAGAACAAGCTATTAACACCATCATTAGATTTGCATGCGAAACATAATTAATGGCTAAACAATATACTTTCATGACTTTAGTCTGTTGAATTTACAATCACCCCCAATATTTGGTCAAAGTACATATTGGCTCCTAAGTGTAGATTTCTTACGATTGTAACCCTTCAATTTAGAGAAGTTTAATTATATAGTTGTCAaatcaagaatcaaattgaatGGTAATATCAgtacaaatttccaaaataaattctaaatgacatgcatatattatAAACGAACAAGAAGCAAAATAGTAAAGTACGTTTAAATTTTGAcaattaaaaaaatcatatttcatgtgtgcGCTTTTCCTAAACAAACGAAATGGAAATGAGTCaagaaatataaattaaaaatgaacTTTTTgctgtttaagggaaggaatcgagaaaaaataataagaaactGAACTTTGGTGTTTATCgataacttttaaaaaaataatatttcatgcatattctttcttgAAGTAAAACtttcaaaaagaataataattaacttcaaaaaaatgataataatttaatGAACTAAAAAAAGccaacttttgaatcttaacagCACAAGAAAACATGAGTACCATCTTACCCGATGAGTGATCTGCCCTTCTTCTCAAATGGCAGAACATTATACTTATCCAAGAGTGAAGGACGGTTTTGTGAAGGCAAAATGAGACCTAAATTTCTATTTTCTCCCTTTTTGGTGCAAGACTAATGTTAACAAGGCATCTGAGATAATagtgtaaaaataaaagcaataaaaaaatgctgttttcagggttttaaacCAGTTGGGTCAGTTAGAACATGATATGTCCAGAATCGTGTGAGCGATGGATTCAGATCGATTCCTTAGATTCAGGGAGTGGGTCTATAGATTTGGCAATGATTCAACTATTTTTAAATTCCCTAGTAATATTTGAATCGATTTGGTGTGGAAGTGATACAAATCATTTGAATCAAATTGCATATCATAAGCCTATAACACTGAGTTTAAATTTATTCCTCTAAATTGGCTACGATATATTTTCAGTCCCTCAAATATAGCATTGTCATGATTTTAGTCCCCCAAGTTTAAAGTTCCCATTTCGtcatatataaaacacaaacAAGGAACAAACACAACCATAATGATTACAAGAACTAAGGGTATAACCATAGTTACCAGAATAATGCTAACAACCTAGCAAACCATGATGGTAAGTGCATTCCAAAATGTGCTACATTTTTTGTTCGGGAATGCTACATCTAGTGATCCAAAGTATTAGTTAAATATTGTTTACACagcatattttttataaattaagtGGAGAATTATCATAGTAATTCTATTTTCAGTCATTATTAGtctatttttcaaaagaaatctcTTATAGATTTAGAAACTCCTCAAAATCTTCTCCAAAAATATGCAAGTGTCATTAATGCATTTTTTACCAATATAGTTCTAGAAGTagagaagaattgaaatagtatttcttattattataaaataaggtacaatctgaatgtcttatagactacaaggataatctaaaaggaaagaataataaaggaaagaatagaaaaaggaaggaatgacaattgctaacaaatctcctagaatatctcctaaaaatatatcctagaatatctcctaagaatatatcctagaatatttcCTAAGATTATTTACAAAATTACAGAAATTTCTCCcataatcaaggagagttgactggataaattttgaaactttacaacactccccctcaagctggtttGAAGATGTCTTCCATAGCCAGCTTGCcgatcaaattttcaaattgcttCTTTGGTAGTACTTTTGTAAGTATATCTGCTACTTGTTCAGTAGTAGAGATATAGGGTAAAAAATCAGTCCACTGTCCAGCTTCTCCTGTATAAAATGCTTGTAGAcctcaatgtgttttgttctgtCATGAAGCACTCGATTGTGAGCAATGGCTATAGCAGATTTGTTATAGCAATACAGTCTCATAGGTAGTGGATTAGTGACTTTAAAttcttccaataattttttaatccacaacacttcACAAACTCCATGAGCAACTGCTCTAAATTCTGCCTCTGCACTACTCCTAGCTAACCACATTTTGTTCTTTGCTTCGCCATGTAACCAAATCTCCACCAACAAAGGCACAATAAACAGAAGTTGATCTTCGATCGGTTATACTGCCAGCCCAATCTGCTTCAGTTTATACCTCAACTTGTAGATGTCTATGGTCTTCAAACAATAAACCTTTTCCTGGAGttccctttaaatatctcaaGATGCTATAAATTGCATCAAAGTGATCAGGCCCTGGTGAGTGCATTAATTGGCTTACCATACTAACAGCAAAGGCTATGTCAGGATGTGTATGTGATAGATAAAGTAGCCTTCCAACTTTGGTACTGGTCTCTATAAATTACTTATTCAGGTTTGGCAGGTTGCAGTTTAAGATTAGGCTCTATAGGTGTCTCAGCTGCTTTACACCCTAGTAAACCTGTTTCTCCAAGCAAGTCAAGCacatattttctttgtgaaacaaaaatacctttcttgaccttgcaaattccataccGATAAAATACTTCAAGTCACCCAAGTctttaatctcaaattcattagcaagcatctgttttaatttctcaagttccttgcTGTCATTACCTGTCAAAATAATATTGTCAACATAGACAATTAGAATAGCAACCTTCCCTTCACTTGAGTGCTTATGGAACATGGTGTGATCAGCTTGACCTTGGCTGTAACCATGACCCTTTACAGCCTTCCCAAAGCATTCAAACCAAGCTCTCGGAGATTGCTTCAGCCCATACAATGATTTTTTCAATTTACACACCCTGCCAAGATTACCTTCAAAACCTGGTGGTAATTCCATAAATACTTCATCCTCTAGATCTCCATTTAAaaaggcattctttacatccaactGGTGTAAGGGCCAGTTAGAATGTACAGCTAAGGAGAGTAACACTCGGATTGAGTTTATCTTGGCCACTGGAGCAAAAGTTTCTTGATAGTCAATTCCGTATgtttgtgtaaacccttttgcaacaagtcttgCCTTATATCTCTCTATATTGCCGTCAGCCTTGCATTTAACTGTAAAAACCCACTTGCAACCTacagttttcttttcctttggtaaatcaACAATTTCCCAAGTACTGTTGTTCCGTAGTGCATTCATCTCTTCTAGAACTGCTAACTTCCAATCCAGATGATCCATAGCTTCCTAAATGGTCCTTGGAACAAATAGGTGAGAAATATTGGATGTAAAGGCCTTATGATTATGAGAGAGTCTATGGTATGATACATATTTGGCAATGGGGTGTGTGATATaggttctaactcctttcctaatGGCTATAGGTACATCAAGGTCAATAGATTGATCAACTGGAAGTGTAGTAAAAGGATTACATGGGATTTCCAAATGACCAGTTTTTGGAGGTGATGATTGATTCTGCTCTGAAATTGTGGGATGATCCTTAGTATTAGAACGATACCTGCCTCTAGTATAAACACAAAGTTCAAAAGAGGGATTATTCTGTAGCAATTCTCCCCCCGTTTGTGATTCCCTTATGCTTTGTACAGGCAaattgggatttccatttttttcactatttaaaatttcagttccttgaatgttttgtaaagggatgtcaatgtcaaggaaaacattaGGCATTGGTATAGAAGTTTGCCAAAACTGATCTTCACTACTCtctttctccccctgaagataagTTTGGTTAAAGTAAGACTAATTTTCAACAAAAACGGCATCCATACTgatgtgaattttttttgtttttagattCAAACATTCATACCCTCTCTTATTGGGAGCATATCCAAGAAACACACATTTTTCAGCCCTAGGATCAAGTTTAGATCTAGGGTGAGCTGGAAAATGAACAAAAACAGTGCATCTAAATAATTTTAGAGGCAGATCAAAAATTATCCTATTATCAGGAAAGGATTTTTTtaagcatgccaaaggagtgaTATATTACAGCACATGGGTCGGCATTCTATTAGTAAGGTAACAAACAGTTAGAATAGCATCCCCCCACTaatattttggaatatgcatTGAAAACATTATAGCCCGTGCAACCTCAAGTAAAAgacgattttttctttcaatggTGCCATTTTTTTGTGGGGTGTCACGACAAGTGGATTGATGTTGAATCCCTCCTTCcttcaaaaaatttcccaaaacttaGTTGAAATATTCTGTACCATTATCCGTATGAAGTATGCTTATTTTTGTGTGAAATTGATTTTCGATCATACTATAAAAATTCTAGAATAATATTTCAACTTCAGATTTTTCCATTCATCAAATATACCCAACAAATCCGAGTATGATCATCTATAaaagtcacaaaccatttttttccAGATAAGGTAGTAACCTTAGAGGGACCCaaaacatcactatgaatcaaataaaaaggtTTTGATGCACGGTAGCCTTTTGAAATATAAGGAACTCGAAGATTTTTTGATAAATGACATACGTCACAATGAAGAgaagtacaattcaaatttttaaacagattaggcaacaaatattttaaataagaaaaactagGATGCCCTAAtctaagatgccaaagcattatttgaTCACGCACAGGGATTGAACTAGTACTACCACTCAAGCCCTGAGCTTGTTTATTGTTGAATagggtatcatcaaaataataaaggccatcaatcatcctagcactgccaatcatcgcCCCCAAGTTTTGGTCCTAAAATTCACAGtgagaatcaaagaatatgatACGATAGTTAGAATCACAGGATAATCTACTAACAAACAAAAGATTGTAAGTAAGTTTAGGAACATGAAGGATagattttaattctattttcccGGAAATTCTAATTGAACCTGCTCCTGCAATGGACGAAAGAATCCCATCTGCAATCCTAACCTTTTTATTACCCAGACAAGGataataagattgaaacaattgagATATACTAGTCATACGGTCGGATGCACctgaatcaataatccatggtgcaaaGGCTAAAGAGCTGGAATAGGCACTCAACATATTACCTGTTTGGGCCAAGGAACCAATAGAAGTACCAGATACCAGATTGGATTTCAGCAGTTGAAGAAGTTGATCCATCTACTCTAACTTAGAACATTGGTCTTGGCTTCATTTGCTCTAGGAATCACTTGGTTGTTTCCAAGTCCAGGTTTGCTGctcttccaatttgctggttttCCATGTAGTTTCCAGCAGGTTTCTCGGGTATGGCGTGGCTTATTAcaatagtcacaccatactcGAGATTTTTGACTGGGATATGACCGCCGTACAGAGGCATTAGCTGCAGCCAAAACAGTAGGAATAGCAGCAACCAAAGCCAAATTCTCAATTGTTCCATCAGCCCCTTTTTTCTTTAGCATAACATTCTGACGACAATCTTCACGTCTCACTTAAGAAAATACCTCTCCGATTGGAGGCAGAGGCTGTCTACCAAGAATCCTCCCCCTGACCTCATCAACCTCATCATTGAGTCCAGCCAAGAATTTAAAATTCTTGCATTTTCCACCATCTTCTTGTTGTAGTTGCAATCATCAGGGCtcttccattcataatcattgaatagatCCAAGTCCTGCCACAGTCCCTTAAGGACATGGAAATACTTAGTCACACTATCTTCCCCTTGTTGGGACTTAACCAATTTTTTGCTGCAATTTATAAATCTGGGAATAATTTCCAAGGTCAAAGTACATCTGACTAACATTATCCCAGAGTTCTTTTGCAGTAGCAtagcacatgtaattagcactaaCATCTTCATCCATTGCATTCACAAGCCAAGCCATAATcatggaattttcagcatcccaTATGGCAAATGATGGGTCTGCTCTATCAGGGGCCTTGGTTTCACCAATAAGGTACCCAATCTTACCGCTCCCGTGGATATACATTCGAACTGACTGAGACCAACTCAAGAAGTTGGCTTCATTGAGATGGATATTTGTGATTTGGACTGAATGGGGTTCGGCATGGGCTACCTTGGTTTCAGTTTTGGTGTTGACCACAGGTTCAGGTCTGGCCATGGTGGAAGTTTCGGAAATTTCAAACATAATGGAGGCTGAACAGAGTTAAGGCAGTGAGGCCTAGGTTTTAGAGGCTATGACTgccgaaaggaaaagaaaaccaggctctgataccatctagaagtggagaagaattgaaatagtatttcttattattataaaataaggtacaatctgaatgtcttatagactagaaggataatctaaaaggaaagaatagaaaaaaaggaaggaatgacaattgctaacaaatctcctagaatatctcctaagaatatatcctagaatatctcctaaaattatttacataattacagaaatttctcctataatcaaggagagttgactggataaatttggaaactttaCAACAATCGTCATATATGTAGGCCACTAATGTTTCACATTTTAGACCACTGCCATACCACAATTCCACTCCCATTTGATGAACCAGAACCTTCATTCTAGGTACATTGGGTCTAACTGTTACCTCTCATTCTTACAAGCATGCAATTTTTTATAATGGCCTGTTCATCGATTATTAGTTTCTTTAAATGGGCCACCATATATCAAATTAATTATTGAAATCGAACAAGTGCATAACGAAAAACAAAGATCACGATTCATGAACGGCATTGAAATACTTTTCCTTGGATAGTTCAGATATGAAAAGCTAATTTACACCTTCTTAGCTTTTATATTTGACAGAATAAAATGGCAACAACACTATATTTGTCagattaaaaattatttaaaccaATTTAAGAGTGGGGCACTAAACTAGAAAATTGTAACAATCATATATGGGACCAAAAAACATATTTTAGTCAATTTCCACCGCAGGGGGCGAGGGGGCACTAATTGAATAGTTTTAAAGTTCAGGGAAGGAAAATCATGACAGCCCTGTATTAGAAGTATCAGAAATGTATTTTTATCCTTAAATCAGTCAACCATAGATACACCTGACTCCATGAAATTTAGGTGTAGATAAGAGAAGGGAAAATATTTATTAGTACATTCTTAAACTACTTCTCTAattaaattttaggaatctttgttGATCTTAAGGAGGACATCTGAGGTAAAAGTCAGACTGGACATTGTCAATGCCAGAGTTCCCACAACGCTGACATTAGTGCCATACAGCAGGCTAAAAAAGGCTAGTCAGGCTGATGTTTGGGgaaaatttttattgttattctACATGTCACAAGATTTAAAACCTATTCTTAAATGTTATGCCCACCCTCTTTTATTGAATAACCAGAAGGCAAAAGAATAACCCAATTACATGAAAAGATTGTGAGGTTATACCAGAGGAAAGCTTAACCACGCATTGATGCAATCCTgaaatcttaatttaattttctgTTTATGCCAAGTTTTGTAATTTCAGAGTTTTGGGGATATTTTGGTCAAATTAGCTTTACGGGAtcattttgtaatattcaagGGTATTTTTGTGATGGGAGTTATTTTTAGTGGGCTCAAGAAGATAACTGATTTTTAGAGGGGGTTACGTGTAAAATAGTTGTTGGCTTCTCCTCAAAGCCTTAGGCTTAGTGCAGATAGGAATCTTCAGCCACTTCCCCAGGAGGTTTTTTTGGCATTTATCTTTGTGAAGATTTCTCTCTAGAGCTCAGCTCCAGATCAGCTACACTTGTGAAGATTTGGAGGGTTGAGTTTTGATGATTCAAACCTGCAGTGCCTACCAGTCCCTCCATCGCAGCTGTAGGCATAAGAGGCTAGCAGAAAGGTGCTGTTACTGTTCTGAAACAGTGCCAAAACAGGCATTGGATTAATTTGCTATTGCACCTAGAAATTGTCATATTTGCTGAATTGAAATTCACAGCAGTGTTCTCTTTAACATTTTGCATATTTAGCAGTCCTTTGAGTCAAAGAAGGTTGCTAAAACACTATTCTGAAATctcactttttatttttgaatttttctaccTACACCTATTTCATCAAATTGGTATAAAAGTAAGTTTGATTGGTGGGTTCATGGCTGCAAGGGGTGGAAGTGGAAATAGGGGCCATAGAGGTAGATATGCAACCATTTAGATGTTCGGAGAGCTACAGGAACTTACTCAGCTTGTTACACATGCTATAGGTAATTGAGGCCACCAATATGATGGCAATAATGAATATGATTTTGATAGAGGagcaagaaataaaatatatgagcaaTCTAAGGCTGAAATTGGCAGCTCTAGTGATGATAAGAGTTCTGAAAATTAAAGGCCTGAATGGCAGAATGACAGCCTCCAAGATGGGAAGATTGCACTGTACATGCTCTACAAAATTCCAAACAGTACGGTGTACAGGTTTGATGGTGATATGGAAGTCAAAGAATTCTTGGACAGTGTTTTGCATCGAGAGTTATTTTGAATGGAAAGATGTTTCATAGGATAGGAAAGTGAAGCTTGTGGGAGCAAAGCTTGAGGGGACCTGCTTCTACTTGGTGGAAACATTATCAAAATGATCGTGAGAAAGGGGGGAAAGGAAAATCAAACGATGGGGCAAGAAAAAGAGAAGCTGAAGCTCAATTCCTACCCTGGGATTATAAGCAAACCTTGTACCAGAGGGTTCAAAACTTGAGGCAGCATGGTAAGTCAGTCAAAGAGTACGCCCAGGAGTTTCATAGGCTTTCATTGAGGTGCAATCTCGCAGGAACTGATGTTCAAAGTGTTGTTACTCAGTGAACGGTCTCAAAATGACCATACAGGACCAAGTAAGCTTGCATCATGCTTATAAAGTGAGTGATGCCTATCAGCTTGCACAAAAATTAGACCGCAACATGCCTAAGAAGCTTGGGACAGAACGCAGCAGTGGTGCATCAACTAGTAAAGTGGGTGGCAACACTAGAGGTGGTCAGACAACAGCCCAAACATGCTAACCAACAAACCAGCAACAATAGTAGGAAAATAGCCCATGTAAACCCAGGAAAAACAGTGATGAAATGCTACAGGAGCTTGGGCACAAGTCCAACAAGTGTACAAAGAGGGCTGAAAGCATAGTTAATCTTGCCGAGGATCAAGAGGTTGATTGTGAAGAGAATTTGGCAATTCTTGAGGACCAAGAGCAGCAACTAGAAGCTGAAAAGGATGTGGCAGAAGAAGGGATTGAGCGTGATGATCTTGGACAGGCTTTATTCATTCAAAGGTCATTACTTTCCCCTCCAGCCAGCAGCAACAATTGGCTATGTAAGAATATCTTCCAAACTAAATCTACAACTGGTGGAAAGCTTTGCAACTTGATAATTGATAGTGGGAGCAGTGAGAATCTGGTTTCTCAAGAGATGGTAGACAAGCTGGGATTGAAAACTGGAAGACATCCACAGCCAGACCAGATTCAATGGTTCATTTGGGTAATCGTCCCTTCCAGATGCCTTCCTCATTTCTCAATTGATTCCTTCAAAGAATCTGTTTGTATCCATGATAGTATCAAGAATACTTACTCATCTTTTGTGAAAGACTGAAAAAAAGAGGAAGCTTGTGTTGAAGGCGATGAAGGATGATGACGTTAAGAGGCGAGAAGGTGGTTGTTCACTTACTCTTTcgaataaaaatgattttgctGAAGAAAGGAAGGAAAATGGGCTGGTTTACATCCTTCTCAAAAGGAAGGGCAATTCAATTGGACTTCAGACACTGCTAAAAACATTGAGGAGATAAAGAAGATGATAACCCAAGCGCTGATTTTGGCCCTACCAAATTTTGATAAGATTTTTTATGTAGATTGTGATACATCAAACATTGGACTTGGGGCTGTCTTGAATCAAGAAGGAAGACCAGTGGCTTATTCAGCAAGAAACTCAACAAGGATCAGCAAAACTACTCTACGTATGAGCTAGAGTTTTATGCTATCGTTCAAACAATGAAATTTTGGTGGCATTATCTTATTCAAAGGGAATTTATTCTGAATTCTGACCAAGAGGCCTTAAGATATGTAAATTCCCAAAATAAGCTAAGTTGGAGGAATGCTAAATGGGTGACACTCTTACAGGAGTACACTTTCACATTGAGACAAATGCAATGAGTATAAGGGCATATTTGCTAAAAATTATGTCTATTAGTGTTGGTGAGTTGGAGCTGATCAAGGAACAATACAAACAAGACCCTTATTTTCTTGAAATTCTTGAGAAATTTGCAGCTAAGAATTGTGATGTATACGCAGAATTTGTGCTGAAATGTTCAAGGGTGTTAAGCTATGCATTCCCAAAGGATCGCTAAGCAAATACTTCATATCTAAATTGCATGGGGGAGGTTTAGGAGGTAATTTTGGCAGCGCTAGGACACTAAATTAGTGGCTGAAAGGTACTGTTGGCCTTCCATGTGCTATCATGTGTAATAGTATGTTGATCAGTGCCACACTTGCCAAGTTTTAAAGGGGCAACAGCAGAATACAGGATTTTACACTCCTTTACCAATAACTACATCCCCATGGGTAGATGTTAGCATGGGTTTTGTGCTCAGACAGCAACAAACAACTAGGGGTGTTGATTCGATCTTTTTAGATGTGGATCGGTTTTCAAGGATGGCTCACTTTATCGCATGCAAGAAGACATTGGACACAACCGTGTGGCAACACTTTTCTTTTAGTACATGGTAAAAATACATGGGGTACCAAAGACTatcacatcttttttttttttttttttaaataataaaagaaggtatattagattgagaaagagaagttacaaTCTAAAGGGACAAGAGGTCCACCCGAAGAAATAAAAAacagaaacaaaacaaaaaataataataaaaatgagaatttaaaaataaaaaatataaacaagaaataatcaAATAGTACTCctaaccaagaaaaccccttttcaatcCCCTCCCGTAATAATTCCCCGAGCACTTTAAACTTGCAAGCTCTCTTTGGCCCTTCTTTGCTCTGTACTTAACCCCATAAAGCACACTTCAATTCCACCAGCATCACACATTTTTAAATCCAGTTTATCCATTATATCTTGGGTTTCTAAGTCCTTGCTAGAAATCACTGGTGTAGGTAAAATTCGATCATTACACTGCAGTTTATTATCCAACCCATTGTTCTAAGATAGGAAAACCTATCCAATCCTCCCAAAGGGGCAAATTGTGCACATGATAGGTCCTCGAAAACATCACAGGAATCAGAAACATAACAATAGTGTTATCAAATCTCATCCATTAGCAAACCACCAGCATAGTCAAACTCATTGATGTATTCACTATCATTATCTGAAAAATCTCCCCATTTCTTTGCCTCCTGTCATTTTCTAACTGCATCACTTGCTATGTCCTTCATCTTAGCAAGTGTACCTTCCACAATGCTCAACTCTCCTTCAGAATCTCTCTTTATAATCTTTGGCCTTATCTCCCCAGATTGCCCTCTCTTTGCTTCACATAATTTCCTCATTTCCACACCCATCATAGCATCCTTCGACGAGCATACACCTTAGGGCCTTTAGATTTTTCAGAATTAAATCCTAAAACACCAGATTTCCTACCCAATCCAGcttcttattttttattaatcCTGGCAATGCCAGCCTCTAATTCCTCTGCAAAACCAGAATCAACAGCCAATCTGacatttatattattatcatcattatttgtATCACAAACTGTTTtcaaaaccaaattaaaatcCTCCTGAATATGCTCAGAATGTTGATCCATTCTATGCTTATTTTGGAGAGTTGGACAGAGATTTTGTATTTCGTTACCATCTTGCTAAATACCCACCTCTCCCGTATATAAATTTGTCCAGGAAAGTGGACTTGTTCAGAAGCAGGGCAGTGCAAGGGAAGGGCCTGATCACCCATATCCTTGAACTGGGCCTTTTCAGATACGAAGC
Coding sequences within:
- the LOC131143792 gene encoding uncharacterized protein LOC131143792 isoform X1, whose translation is MAGNGLPSLGRVKLTDLIPSEGIPSDSYRLSVSTLSQSLAQYSAAIIQLPASDGALLRSCLDSARLYFHQKTSYPAANMIHTNDSREWCKTSGYYADPQLWQETYDYRPGLTPAEPNNAMEFPPAGLPDIFALLGKAARDILDAISFYLNLRSSPFTEILDNVPLRGREISSSVLSICCRARPSFQGAQHHNLATQEDGQLVIFPDHEQQVDKSLISLVKSDKAGFHVRDLHGRWVLVDGDLGPQEAIVYPGLALYQATAGYVSPALHRTEIGNPQGNMFGRCSLAFKLMPKSMTSLNCSEMRAAGHGVEAQFQLPIPVDDFMQRSHHTDQFFNRNSFSSFNFPTAQDGSMKPVMRRRKNNSRCKPLPPSKRLRLEAQRVLKERVQDIADKKGIKLRFCNLKECESHIHSLDSPCTNIRMEIGWPQGVPFVHPHDLPNKAKIGFLEAYEPGWTATHDMEISGRRRGLVDGLYYIDGGHGTCLMVYDMW